The following are encoded in a window of Novosphingobium sp. THN1 genomic DNA:
- a CDS encoding NTP transferase domain-containing protein: protein MTAADIVVIFLAAGRGSRFGGGKLAATLAGRPLARHLGDRLAALPFRRKLMICCEATPEVEGFERLALAPPAPPFPARSPPALAKFPTHPPP from the coding sequence ATGACAGCCGCTGACATCGTCGTCATTTTCCTCGCTGCCGGGCGCGGGAGTCGCTTCGGCGGTGGCAAGCTTGCTGCGACGCTGGCAGGCAGGCCATTGGCACGGCATCTCGGTGACCGTCTCGCCGCCTTGCCGTTCAGGCGAAAGCTGATGATCTGCTGCGAGGCCACGCCCGAAGTCGAAGGCTTTGAAAGGCTTGCGCTCGCTCCCCCGGCGCCCCCCTTTCCCGCTCGATCGCCACCGGCATTGGCGAAATTCCCAACGCACCCGCCGCCCTGA
- a CDS encoding NTP transferase domain-containing protein — MATGIGEIPNAPAALIALADMPLVPTSHIENLVRAFDGDRIATCVAERAMVPAIFGSLHFPALLSLQGDRGAAGLLLGAPAIPLEQQLALDVDTPEDLAQAEAIIQGR; from the coding sequence ATCGCCACCGGCATTGGCGAAATTCCCAACGCACCCGCCGCCCTGATTGCCTTGGCAGACATGCCGCTCGTACCGACCAGCCATATCGAAAATCTCGTTCGTGCGTTCGATGGCGATCGCATAGCCACCTGCGTTGCCGAGCGGGCGATGGTGCCTGCCATATTCGGCTCGCTGCATTTCCCGGCCTTGCTCTCGCTGCAAGGTGATCGCGGAGCCGCAGGGTTGCTTCTCGGTGCCCCCGCCATCCCGCTGGAGCAACAGCTTGCCCTTGATGTCGACACGCCCGAAGACCTTGCACAAGCCGAAGCGATCATTCAGGGGCGATAG
- a CDS encoding XdhC family protein, which translates to MVATTPSDILRFLSACADEGVETVLVTLVAVIGGSSRGIGTQMAVAADGRRLGSFSGGCIEDAVVAEALETLSDGWGHVVRYGIGSPYIDLRLPCGGGIDLLFTPRPATASIRTALDLLEARQPAALRLECDRVTVAGDVEEVLWNGESLTHCYQPALRIHALGQGEDLTAFSRLANAFGAQVHALCPDIGTCMDLAALGIATTHIPVRTTLPLTASDRWSAIVFLFHGRDWEEHLLPQALALPAFYHGAIGSRRTHSARLEALQASSVPKEHIARLRGHVGLIPATRDPATLAISLLAELVAEYNTLAHWTYWTGETLAQADQ; encoded by the coding sequence ATGGTCGCGACGACTCCCTCAGACATTCTTCGCTTTCTGTCCGCTTGTGCGGATGAAGGCGTGGAAACAGTGCTCGTCACTCTGGTCGCTGTGATCGGCGGTTCGTCGCGCGGCATCGGCACGCAAATGGCCGTCGCGGCAGACGGTCGGCGGCTGGGCTCGTTCTCGGGTGGGTGTATCGAAGACGCCGTGGTGGCGGAGGCATTGGAAACGCTGTCCGACGGCTGGGGGCATGTCGTCCGCTACGGAATCGGTTCACCCTATATCGATCTGCGCCTGCCTTGTGGCGGCGGCATAGATCTTCTGTTCACGCCGCGCCCAGCCACCGCGTCGATCCGCACGGCTCTCGATCTGCTGGAAGCGCGCCAGCCAGCTGCGCTCCGATTGGAATGCGATCGCGTCACCGTCGCAGGCGACGTGGAGGAAGTGCTATGGAATGGCGAGAGCCTGACCCATTGCTACCAGCCAGCCTTGCGGATTCATGCGTTGGGCCAAGGTGAGGATCTCACGGCTTTTTCCAGACTGGCCAATGCGTTCGGCGCACAAGTTCACGCACTATGCCCAGACATCGGCACTTGCATGGACCTTGCTGCTCTCGGTATCGCTACCACCCACATCCCGGTGCGAACGACCCTCCCGTTGACCGCATCCGATCGCTGGTCCGCTATCGTCTTCCTGTTTCACGGGCGCGATTGGGAAGAACATCTGCTGCCGCAGGCGCTTGCACTACCGGCCTTCTACCACGGCGCGATCGGCAGTCGGCGCACGCACAGCGCAAGGCTTGAGGCCTTGCAGGCGAGCAGCGTGCCCAAGGAGCACATCGCGCGTTTGCGAGGCCATGTCGGGCTGATCCCGGCCACCCGCGATCCTGCAACGCTCGCCATATCGCTGCTCGCCGAACTCGTTGCCGAATACAACACTCTCGCACATTGGACTTACTGGACAGGCGAAACCCTGGCCCAAGCAGACCAATGA
- a CDS encoding penicillin acylase family protein, translating into MTFGALSRSALLALLAVARPALASSHDVTITRDDWGIAHVEGRTDADAVFGAIYAQAEDDFPRIEANLLTALGRRAEAEGEDFLWQDLRQRLWIDPDALKRDYASSPAWLRKLMDAWAAGLNHYIATHPEDRPKVLTRFEPWMALSFTEGSIGGDIEKAALKPLAAFYGGEASPLALAREMVRDDEPRGSNGIAIAPKRTANGNALLLINPHTSLFFRSELEMKSGEGLHAYGASTWGQFFIYQGFNEKLGWMHTTSGADNVDEFVEQVSRKGDAWFYRRGNALKPFVKRPVTLRFRKGNGSFGERTFTTYASEHGPIVRAESGDSPDWIALSLMHRPVAALSQSWLRTKARDQAEFLKIGEFRANSSNNTLYADGKGNIALLMPQFAPRRDARFDYRAPVDGSDFRADWKGLYGPQERPDVVNPQSGWVYNSNDAPWRAAGEGTFDPARWPATFDQVGANPRGDHALELLGKAQGLDLESLRALAYDPHMPLFDDLIAGLPQVAATDPLSRPVALLKGWDRRWSAGSQAMSLAHYWGDELEAEVRRTLPRTGNVFAAMRATTEQLRTAALARAVARLQADFGGWQVPWSEVNRYQRTTSDIIQPFADNKPSLPVVFSSARWGSLASFGTKQYAGSRRWYGTSGNSFVAVVEFGPRVRAMAVSSGGASGREGSAHFNDQAELYASGQMRAVYFYPEDLKGHIEKTYRP; encoded by the coding sequence ATGACCTTTGGAGCCCTTTCCCGCAGCGCCTTGCTGGCTTTGCTTGCGGTCGCTCGGCCTGCACTTGCAAGCAGCCATGACGTCACGATTACCCGCGACGATTGGGGTATCGCCCATGTCGAGGGCAGGACCGATGCCGACGCGGTATTCGGTGCAATCTACGCGCAGGCCGAGGACGATTTCCCGCGCATCGAAGCGAACCTGCTGACCGCGCTGGGGCGGCGGGCCGAGGCAGAGGGCGAAGACTTCCTGTGGCAGGACCTGCGACAGCGGTTGTGGATCGATCCGGACGCGCTCAAACGCGACTATGCCTCTTCACCGGCCTGGCTGCGCAAGCTGATGGATGCCTGGGCGGCTGGGCTCAACCACTACATCGCGACCCACCCGGAAGACAGGCCGAAAGTCCTGACCCGGTTCGAGCCGTGGATGGCGCTTTCCTTTACCGAAGGATCGATCGGCGGGGACATCGAGAAGGCAGCGCTCAAACCCCTGGCTGCGTTTTACGGCGGTGAAGCAAGCCCCTTGGCGCTGGCCAGGGAAATGGTGCGGGATGACGAGCCGCGCGGTTCGAACGGGATCGCGATAGCGCCCAAACGCACGGCCAACGGCAACGCATTGCTGCTGATCAACCCGCATACCTCGCTGTTCTTCCGGTCCGAGCTTGAAATGAAGAGCGGGGAAGGATTGCACGCCTATGGCGCCTCCACGTGGGGGCAATTCTTCATCTATCAGGGCTTCAACGAGAAACTCGGCTGGATGCACACGACCAGCGGGGCGGACAATGTTGACGAGTTTGTCGAACAGGTCTCCCGCAAGGGCGACGCGTGGTTCTACAGGCGTGGCAATGCCCTGAAGCCGTTCGTCAAACGGCCCGTCACCCTGCGGTTTCGCAAGGGTAATGGCAGCTTCGGGGAGCGGACTTTCACGACTTATGCCAGCGAACATGGGCCGATCGTGCGAGCCGAATCCGGCGACAGCCCGGACTGGATCGCGCTGTCCCTCATGCACAGGCCGGTGGCCGCGCTCAGCCAGTCGTGGTTGCGCACCAAGGCGCGTGACCAGGCAGAGTTCCTCAAGATTGGGGAGTTTCGCGCCAATTCATCGAACAACACGCTCTATGCCGATGGCAAGGGCAATATCGCGCTGCTCATGCCACAGTTTGCGCCACGCCGCGATGCGCGGTTCGACTATCGCGCGCCGGTGGACGGGAGCGACTTCCGTGCTGACTGGAAGGGTCTTTATGGGCCCCAAGAGCGGCCCGACGTGGTCAATCCGCAGTCAGGCTGGGTCTACAATTCCAACGATGCGCCGTGGCGAGCGGCAGGCGAGGGAACGTTCGATCCGGCGCGCTGGCCGGCGACGTTCGACCAGGTCGGGGCCAATCCGCGCGGCGACCATGCGCTAGAACTGCTGGGCAAGGCGCAGGGGCTCGATCTCGAAAGCCTGCGTGCGCTCGCTTACGATCCGCACATGCCGCTGTTCGACGACCTGATTGCAGGGTTGCCGCAGGTTGCTGCCACAGATCCGCTGAGCCGACCGGTTGCGCTGCTCAAGGGCTGGGACCGGCGGTGGTCGGCAGGCTCGCAGGCCATGAGCCTTGCGCACTATTGGGGTGACGAACTGGAGGCTGAGGTGCGCCGGACGCTGCCCCGCACAGGCAACGTCTTCGCCGCGATGCGCGCGACGACCGAGCAGCTGCGCACGGCGGCGCTGGCACGTGCCGTTGCGCGCTTGCAGGCCGACTTTGGCGGGTGGCAAGTGCCTTGGAGCGAGGTGAACCGCTATCAGCGTACCACGTCCGACATCATCCAGCCTTTTGCCGACAACAAGCCGAGCCTGCCGGTGGTGTTCTCCTCCGCGCGCTGGGGTTCGCTGGCATCGTTCGGGACGAAGCAATATGCGGGAAGCAGGCGGTGGTATGGCACCAGCGGCAACAGCTTTGTCGCCGTGGTAGAGTTCGGCCCGAGAGTCAGGGCGATGGCAGTGTCTTCTGGTGGGGCCAGCGGACGCGAAGGGTCTGCCCATTTCAACGATCAGGCCGAGCTCTATGCGTCAGGGCAGATGAGGGCGGTCTACTTCTACCCCGAAGACCTCAAGGGGCATATCGAGAAGACCTATCGCCCCTGA